From a single Candidatus Methylomirabilota bacterium genomic region:
- a CDS encoding GNAT family N-acetyltransferase, translating into MSAVGTESVGERQISRISVIAEREYLGAVLAFLREAAGRLGLPAPDVAGLEHAVEEVCVNVLEQGFGPGQAASFDVVLLRRPGHVVVAVEDQGLPFDFMSLEAGAGSRLAAPSLSRFADAVRFVNLGIRGNRVEIVKRLPFEHIEAYIAGGKAAPVAPAPTETSTAPVTLRLMTPNDAIAVARCTYAVYGYTLPDDYLYFPERLREMLDGGLLEVCIGATPDGEVVSYLTCEVEHSGAPVGYMEEGLVDPRFRHHGLLEQMLKFIQRRAADRGMLGLYGEAVTVHPYSQKSNLALGFAEMGVQLADEAPTVVFKQMADAESKTRTATILNFLKTNEGPRRAVYAPPHHRAMIERLYAHGALRRDLKDDAVAPGSTPTSGAQVRVDAFPAWSEASIRVTAYGADLPNLVRARLRELCLRRIDWICLDLPLSHPGAR; encoded by the coding sequence ATGAGCGCGGTGGGCACGGAGTCGGTGGGCGAACGACAGATCTCCCGCATCAGCGTGATCGCGGAGCGCGAGTATCTGGGCGCCGTCCTCGCGTTTCTGCGCGAGGCCGCCGGCCGGCTCGGCCTCCCCGCGCCGGACGTCGCGGGGCTCGAGCACGCCGTCGAGGAAGTCTGCGTGAACGTCCTCGAGCAGGGGTTCGGCCCGGGCCAGGCCGCGAGCTTCGACGTGGTGCTCTTGCGCCGGCCCGGCCACGTCGTGGTGGCGGTCGAGGACCAGGGTCTGCCCTTCGATTTCATGAGCCTCGAGGCGGGCGCGGGGTCCAGGCTCGCCGCCCCGTCGCTGAGTCGCTTCGCCGATGCCGTGCGCTTCGTGAACCTCGGCATCCGGGGCAACCGCGTGGAGATCGTCAAGCGGCTGCCGTTCGAGCACATCGAGGCCTACATCGCCGGAGGCAAGGCGGCACCGGTGGCTCCGGCGCCGACCGAGACATCCACCGCTCCCGTGACCCTGCGCCTGATGACGCCCAATGACGCCATCGCCGTGGCGCGCTGCACGTACGCCGTCTATGGCTACACCCTGCCCGACGACTACCTGTACTTTCCGGAACGCCTGCGCGAGATGCTCGACGGCGGGCTGCTCGAGGTGTGCATCGGCGCGACACCCGATGGGGAAGTCGTCAGCTACCTGACCTGCGAGGTGGAGCATTCCGGCGCGCCCGTCGGCTACATGGAAGAAGGCTTGGTCGATCCGCGCTTCCGCCACCATGGCCTGCTCGAGCAGATGCTGAAGTTCATCCAACGCCGCGCGGCCGACCGGGGCATGCTCGGTCTGTACGGGGAAGCCGTCACCGTGCACCCCTACTCTCAGAAGAGCAACCTCGCCCTCGGCTTTGCCGAGATGGGGGTGCAGCTCGCCGATGAGGCGCCCACCGTCGTCTTCAAGCAGATGGCCGACGCCGAATCGAAGACGCGCACGGCCACCATCCTCAACTTCCTCAAGACGAACGAGGGACCGCGCCGCGCCGTGTACGCGCCGCCGCATCACCGGGCGATGATCGAGCGTCTCTACGCGCACGGCGCGCTTCGACGCGACCTGAAAGACGACGCGGTCGCCCCCGGCTCGACGCCGACGTCCGGAGCGCAGGTGAGGGTCGACGCGTTCCCGGCGTGGAGCGAGGCGTCGATCCGCGTCACCGCGTATGGCGCCGATCTTCCGAACCTCGTCCGTGCCCGGCTGCGCGAGCTGTGCCTGCGCCGGATCGACTGGATCTGCCTCGACCTGCCGCTCTCGCATCCGGGAGCCCGC